CTTGAAAGGAACTTGACATTCCTTGCCACAGTCTGCGCAGGTTGCGGTGTGCATTTCTCGCGGTCCGTCGAAGTTACTTCGTCCGCCTCGGTTAAAATCTCCCATATTATATTCCTCCAATACATGCCGAACTCTTTTAGAGTTTCTGGTATGTTCTAAACTCCCAAAAACAAGCAGGGGTTTATAAACCTACGCTTTTTTTGTGGCGTACTGCCCTATTTTCCCTGCAGCGCGGCACGTATCCATAACCACTGGACATGCCAATTCTGCATTAAAACCCCAAACCACAAGCCATAAGCCAAAAACAGTGTACCACTGGACACTGGACAGATGCGCGTGAGGTATATAAACCTCCTTCACCCGTATTCTTTTTA
Above is a genomic segment from Candidatus Woesearchaeota archaeon containing:
- a CDS encoding DNA-directed RNA polymerase, which translates into the protein MGDFNRGGRSNFDGPREMHTATCADCGKECQVPFK